Below is a window of Christensenella minuta DNA.
CAGGCGTTTGATAAAGCTGGGCTTATTTACGGCATGGGCCATGCGGTTTATTCGCTGTCCGATCCGCGTGCGGATATATTCAAAAGTTTTGTCGAAAACCTTTCGGAGGCAAAGGGGCTTTCCGATGAATTTAAGCTTTATACACTGGTAGAACGGCTTGCGCCTGAAGTGATTGCCAAAGAACGCAGGATATATAAGGGCGTCAGCGCAAATGTAGACTTCTACAGCGGATTCGTATACAATATGCTTAAGCTGCCTACAGAGCTCTTTACGCCGATCTTTGCGATTGCGCGTATTGCAGGCTGGAGCGCGCACCGCATTGAAGAACTTTCCAATGCGGGTAAAATTATTCGTCCAGCTTATAAGAATATCCAGGACGAGCGGCCGTATATCGCGCTGGATGAGCGTAATTGACCAATTAAAGAATAAAAACCGCTTTATCAAAAAGCGGTTTTTTTGTAGGAAAGTAATTGACGCAAGACGGGGTTTCGGGTATAATTTAATATGTTGCTTTTGGTAAATAGGGGTGTAGTATAATGGTAGTGCATTGGTCTCCAAAACCAATTGTGGGAGTTCGATCCTCTCCACCCCTGCCACTCTGAAAGCGGGCACCGGCGTTTTTACCGGTGCTTTTTTTGTCAGCGCATTGTTTTTTGGCGTGCCTTACAGTATAATGGGCTAATATAGGGAGAAAAAACAAATGCCGACCTATTCAACTATCAGTGAACGACACAAGAATATGCTCAATATTCTGCGTTACATTATGCATACGGGCGAAGTCTCAGCGAACGATATTACACAAGCGACCGGTCTTAGCTTTGCGACGATCAGCCGCGTGCTTGCTTCACTTCTGGAAGCGAAGTTTATTGTGAAGTGCGGGAAAACGTGTATCGAAATGGGACGCCATCCGGAGCTGTTTTCTTTCAACGGAAAATGCGGATACCTGGTGCATTTTTTTATCGAAACAGACTCAGTTTCGGCGTGGATTGCTGACTTTGGGAAACATATTATCGCAAAAGCGGCGAGAAAAATTGCGCGTGATATCACGCTTGAGGAATTGGCGGATAAATTCGCCGAGCTTGTTTTTTCGCTGACGGCAAAACTTTCTCTCGATAAGGATCAGGTATTGGCTGCCAGTATAGCGGTTCCGGGCGTTGTAGACGACAAGAACCATGTGATTCGGCGTATTCCGAACCTCTCCGGTCTGAATGACAAGAATTTGCGCAGGCAGATCATGGAGGGACTGAACATTCCGGTCCTCATTTCAAATGAGGCGCGGTTCTGTGCTCTTGGGGAAAAAATTTGTCGTTTTCCCTATGTAGATGATATTGTTTATGTAGATATCACCAAGTACAGCGGAATCGGCGCAGGTATTCTGCTCAACGGCGGGATTTTCAATGGGAAGAACGGTGTGGCCGGAGAGCTTGGAGATATTATTATTGACACCCATAACCTTGATTACGAATACCGGGAGCAGGAGGGCTGTCTCGAAACGCTTGCCGGCCTTGCGACTCTTTACCGGAAGTGTGAGCATTTGATTGCGGAAGGGAAGGCTCCTGCACTGGGGCGGGAACTGAAGAATGGCCTCCTTGATTTTGATATGATCGAACGCGCCATATCGGAAGACCGGGCAGTGGAAGCCGTATATGACGAAACCGTGAGGATGTGGAGCATTGCGATCATCAATATCATATCGATCCTGAACCCGGAACTTGTCATATTGGGTGGCGTACTTGACGGCAGGAACAGGAAAACACTGGAACGGATTGACCACTATGTAAAAAAAGCTATCTATCATGATGTACATATCCGGCTTACGACATTGGGCGAGAAGGCCCAGCTTTTTGGCGGCCTTGATATGCTTACGTCCTATACGTTCGATACCATTATCACAGAAAAAATTATCCAAATCTAAATTTTAGGGATTGACAAATGCCTGACTATTGTGTTATTAATATAAATATAGTTTATAATTTTTTTGTAGATACTTCTTTTCAAACTGAAAAAAACTAACTCAACGGCGAGATAATTGAATAAAGAAAAATTCCTTGTAGCTTACAGATGAAAGGAGAGAATATGTTTTATCCGAACATTGTGGATGTAATTCCCGAAAAAAATATTGTATGTATTTCACCGCATTATGATGACTTTCTGTTTTTCTTGGGCGGTTATCTTCTCGAACTAAAGGAACACGGTCTTCTTGGAAGCAAGAAGCTGACTAATATCAGCACTTTTTCGCGCTCGAATTATCAGGAACGCGATTCGGAGGGCAATAAGGACGCAAGCCTCAAGCGCGTGCAATACGCGACCGGCATTCGCCTGATCGAGGATTTGGAATGCCTTGACGCGCTGCTTGGACCTCATAATTATTTCTACCGTGTCATGGGCGAAGAAGAAAGCCAGGTGCGGGGGAAGATATTGAACGAGGGAGAAGGCGAGATGGAGATGGCCTTTGGAAGCTATGAAAACATGGACGGTCACGACCGGGAGATTCTCGCCCGCATGAAAGATGCGGCCATGGACTATATGGCCCAGGAGGATACGGCCGTTATTTTGCCGCTTTCCATGAAAGGGCATATCGATCATTTCATTGTCCGCGAAGCGGGGCTTACCGCCGCCAAAGAGGCCGGAAGCTCGCGGCGCGCAGCTGTGTATTTTGCCGAAGATAAACCCTATGCGGGAATGATGGACGGTGTTGAGAGCAAAATAAACGATGATTTTATAGCCGCGAACGGTCTTGCAGATAAGGCCTTTGCGCACCATCCCGAGGAAATACTGGAGCTTGCGTTCAAACATTACCCCAGCCAGGTGGATGAAGTCTACAATACAGGGATACGCGATCGCAGCCGCTATTTAAAGGAGCTGTATAATGTATCCTGTGAATGCGACAGAATATATCAATATAATAAATAAACGGAGGTAATTGATGATGGAACTGAACATGATGAGCACAATCAAGGGCTCGATGCTGGAAAATTTCTTCCCGGCAGGATGGGACTTGCAGAAAATAGAAGATTGCTGTGCGACTCCCCCGGAACATGCACTTGACCGGATGCCGCACTGGAACAAGGATTTTAGGACAGAAGAATGTGAAGACGTTGCAAGTTTCAATATGCAAATGGGATATGAAATCGCAAAGCAGATCAAGCGCGTGCGCGACGCGGGCAAACAGATGGCGCTCATTCTGTCGGTAGGACCAATGGGGATGTATCAGTGGGCGGTCTACTTCCTCAGGGATTGGAACTGTAGCTGTGATCACGTGTGGGGCTTTAATATGGATGAATGGTCGGACGCGGAAGGAAATACGCTTCCCTCCGACGACCCTGGAGCGTTCCAGAACGCTATGGAACAGAATTTTTACGGGCCTTTGGGCGACCTGACGGTTCCACCAAGCCAACGTAATTTTGCAACGAAAGATAATCTACCGCTGTATCCTGAAAAAATTCAGAAAATTAAAGACGGCGGCGGCGAGTTGATTACTATTTACGGTATTGGGCGGTGTTTCCACATCGCGTTTTGGGAACCGCATTTCGCGGCAGACTATGCGAATGTCGAGGAATGGAAAAAGGCGCCTTACCGTGTAGGAGCAAAATTGCATCCCATGACGATCGAACAGAATTCGCTTATCAGCTTCAAAAGCCGCGTTACGCTGATCCCGGCGCGTGCGAATACCATCGGCCCCGGCCTGTTCCTGAATTCCGATTATTGCATCGGCGGCGTGGACGGTGCGGTCGGCCGCGGTATGAACTGGCAGGGAATGACATTTTTCGTTACGCTCAAGTATGGCCCGGATATGTGGGTTCCCTCAAGCTGGATGCCGACTCTGCCCGGGAAATTCTTTGTTGTCAAAGAGCTGGAAGGGCCGCTCGTTCCCGAGTGCAACTGACCAGTAATTAAAATAACCTCTCTTAGTTCAAAGGCCGGCGGGAATGCGCGGATACTGAGCATTCCCGGTTCGCCGGCAGGGTCTGTGACTTTTATTATTGTTCACAGGCGTCCTGTATTTGCTAGTTTCTAAAGGACGCCGGATATCGTATTTTTGCACTCTTTTTGGCCATATCAATATAAAAAATCTAAAGCGTAAAAACCTAAATACGAACGATTAAGAATGAAGGGGATTTTCAAATGAAAGAGTATTACAAGCACTTGTTTGAACCAATCGAGATCGGGAATATGGTGGTACCCAACCGCATTTGCCATGTCCCGACGGATATCGGTGCGTCTTACTCCAATGGGGAGGCAAGCGAAAGGGACGTATATCACCATTCCCAGCTTGCAAAAGGTGGCACGGGGCTTATTATTGTAGGCGCGACTACTCCGGAAATGGAAACGGGGAAATCGACCGTTAACTGCACGGCGGCAGATGGAGACCAGTTGATTCCCGGCCTGAACAGGCTGGCACAGGGAATCCAGCGTTATGGCGCAAAAGCCTGCATCCAGCTCGAGCATCCGGGACGGCAGGGGGCTATGCCCCGCTATCCCGTATATTCCGCCAGCGATATGGTCATGAGCATGCCGTGGTCCCAAAGCCATGAAATACTTTATGAAAACGAAGAGGCGAAAGGCAAAGCGGTCCGCCAGATGAGCACAGAGGATATTATTAACCTTGTCGGGAAATTCTCGGATGCGGCATGGCGGTGCCAAGCGGCCGGATTTGATTCGGTAGGCCTGCACGCGGCACATGGCTATTTAATTTCACAATTCATGAGTCCTTACCTCAACAGGAGGACGGACCGGTATGGCGGCAGCCTAGAAAACAGGATGCGTTTCGTTCTTGAAATCATTTCTTCGATCCAGCGGAAATGCGGCCATGAATTCCCGATCATCGTGCGTTATTCGGCAGACGAATGGGTAGCGGGCGGCCGGGAGCTTGACGAGTCCATCAAGGTGGCGCAGATATTGCAGGCGGCAGGCGTTGCCGCACTTGACGTCAGCCAGTGCATACAGGAAAGCCCCGGCGCGGGTTTTGATCCGATGTACTATCCCGAGGGATGGACGACTTATGCGTCTGAAGCCATTAAAAAGGTCGTGGATATTCCGGTTATCATCAGCCACTCGCTTCGTACTCCTGCATTTTGCGACAAGATTATCGGGGAAGGCTTGACGGACATGGTGGGGCTTTCGCGTCAGCTGCTGTGCGACCCATATTGGCCGGTAAAAGCAAAATATGGAAAAGACGATGATATCCGTAAGTGTATTTCCTGTCTGACAGGGTGCTGGCAGGAATCGCACATGGCAAAACGCCAGGTTACCTGTGCGATCAATCCGGCCATGGGTGATGAAAGCTTCGCAAAGATGAAAAAAGCGGATAAACCGTGCAGCATCGCGGTGGTCGGCGGCGGCCCTGCCGGTATGGAGGCAGCGCGGCATGCGGCGCTGCGCGGGCACGAAGTTACCATTTTTGAACGGAAAGGCGAATTGGGCGGCGCTATTCTGGGAGACTGCCTGGTGCAGGGAAAAGAAAAAATGAAATGGTATGCCGACTGGATTCGGAATCAGCTTCGCAAGCTTGACAATGTAAAAGTAGTGCTGAACCATACGCCGTCTGTTGAAGAACTCAAAAAATTCGATATTGTGGCGAATGCGACGGGTGCGTCTTCCTATGTTCCTCCTGTATTTGGTAATGCAGAAGCGGTCGTGCCATTTGAAGAAGTACTGGCCTGTCCCAAGGTAAACTGCGAATTCAATCCGGGCGGACGCAAAATGGCCAAAGTGGGCGAGAAAGTCCTGGTATGGGGGGATCATTATGCAGCCGCGGACACCGCGCAATTCCTGGCTTCTATTGGTAAAGAAGTTACCGTTGTAACGGAACAGCCGCAATTTGCAGCCAAGGTAGAAACGATTCATATGTATGTAGCGCGTAAACGCTTCAATCTGGAGGAGGCAGAAGCCCTTACTCCGCATCCGTATAAGCACAAGGTTGAAATCCTTGAGGGCGCGACCGTGCTAGAAGTTGGAAACGGGAAAGTAATTGTGCAGGACAAAGAATTCAGCAGAATTGAGCTTGCGGTTGATACGGTTGTTACATGCCATGTAAAACCCAATGTGGAATTTCTCGAAGAAGCGATTGAAGCTGGATTGCAGATTGTCAATATCGGCGACTCTGTACGGCCGCGGAACTTACATGCCGCGGTAATCGAGGGTGCGGTATTCGGCAAGAATGTAGATGGCGATGCGCTTACTAATCCAAATAATGCGCCAATTAACGATCTGCCGATCGACGTTTTAGAACAGCTGACAAGATAAAACGGCATATGGTATAAATTGGGAATCAGGGTATTCCGCGCAGCGGAAAATGCTGCGCGGGACACCCGGTTTGATTGGTGTACGAAAAAACGGAATTTTAAGCGGGAATGCTTGAAATAGAAAATGAAATAATAAGGAGGAATATTATGATGAAAAAGTCTGGAATCCTGGCACTGGTTGCCGTACTATTGGTAGCGGTACTTGTATTTGCTGCCTGCTCTCCGGCTACACCGGCAGCAGAATCATCGGCCCCGGCTGACGATGCTTCCCCGGCATCTTCCGGCGAAGCATCCGCGTCTGCCGCTGACAGCGGAAAAAAATTGAAGTTTGGTGAAATTGCACACGATCGTGCTTTGGAATGGGTAAACTACGGTGTTCAGAACTTTGAATATACCTGTGAGCAGCTGGGCGTAGAACCTGTGGTAATTGATGCGCAGAACGATATGGAAAAAGTACTCGCCGGCATGGAAGACCTGCTCTCCCAAGATGTAGATGCGGTTTCGGTATACT
It encodes the following:
- a CDS encoding sugar phosphate isomerase family, yielding MMELNMMSTIKGSMLENFFPAGWDLQKIEDCCATPPEHALDRMPHWNKDFRTEECEDVASFNMQMGYEIAKQIKRVRDAGKQMALILSVGPMGMYQWAVYFLRDWNCSCDHVWGFNMDEWSDAEGNTLPSDDPGAFQNAMEQNFYGPLGDLTVPPSQRNFATKDNLPLYPEKIQKIKDGGGELITIYGIGRCFHIAFWEPHFAADYANVEEWKKAPYRVGAKLHPMTIEQNSLISFKSRVTLIPARANTIGPGLFLNSDYCIGGVDGAVGRGMNWQGMTFFVTLKYGPDMWVPSSWMPTLPGKFFVVKELEGPLVPECN
- a CDS encoding oxidoreductase: MKEYYKHLFEPIEIGNMVVPNRICHVPTDIGASYSNGEASERDVYHHSQLAKGGTGLIIVGATTPEMETGKSTVNCTAADGDQLIPGLNRLAQGIQRYGAKACIQLEHPGRQGAMPRYPVYSASDMVMSMPWSQSHEILYENEEAKGKAVRQMSTEDIINLVGKFSDAAWRCQAAGFDSVGLHAAHGYLISQFMSPYLNRRTDRYGGSLENRMRFVLEIISSIQRKCGHEFPIIVRYSADEWVAGGRELDESIKVAQILQAAGVAALDVSQCIQESPGAGFDPMYYPEGWTTYASEAIKKVVDIPVIISHSLRTPAFCDKIIGEGLTDMVGLSRQLLCDPYWPVKAKYGKDDDIRKCISCLTGCWQESHMAKRQVTCAINPAMGDESFAKMKKADKPCSIAVVGGGPAGMEAARHAALRGHEVTIFERKGELGGAILGDCLVQGKEKMKWYADWIRNQLRKLDNVKVVLNHTPSVEELKKFDIVANATGASSYVPPVFGNAEAVVPFEEVLACPKVNCEFNPGGRKMAKVGEKVLVWGDHYAAADTAQFLASIGKEVTVVTEQPQFAAKVETIHMYVARKRFNLEEAEALTPHPYKHKVEILEGATVLEVGNGKVIVQDKEFSRIELAVDTVVTCHVKPNVEFLEEAIEAGLQIVNIGDSVRPRNLHAAVIEGAVFGKNVDGDALTNPNNAPINDLPIDVLEQLTR
- a CDS encoding ROK family transcriptional regulator, with the translated sequence MPTYSTISERHKNMLNILRYIMHTGEVSANDITQATGLSFATISRVLASLLEAKFIVKCGKTCIEMGRHPELFSFNGKCGYLVHFFIETDSVSAWIADFGKHIIAKAARKIARDITLEELADKFAELVFSLTAKLSLDKDQVLAASIAVPGVVDDKNHVIRRIPNLSGLNDKNLRRQIMEGLNIPVLISNEARFCALGEKICRFPYVDDIVYVDITKYSGIGAGILLNGGIFNGKNGVAGELGDIIIDTHNLDYEYREQEGCLETLAGLATLYRKCEHLIAEGKAPALGRELKNGLLDFDMIERAISEDRAVEAVYDETVRMWSIAIINIISILNPELVILGGVLDGRNRKTLERIDHYVKKAIYHDVHIRLTTLGEKAQLFGGLDMLTSYTFDTIITEKIIQI